A part of Setaria viridis chromosome 8, Setaria_viridis_v4.0, whole genome shotgun sequence genomic DNA contains:
- the LOC140223636 gene encoding uncharacterized protein → MPLHFSVKFSQVSELLSAGRCSCFAVFSSESGASCGRSFLFVLDCRFLSFLAQFFPCICCAGPKTPPPAQLLSAALRPAPLLFFFRPDSPAPESALIPSYSSARPSSSSFHCASNRPKLRSAQLVANGPAALPHRGSLLWPLGPAIIFSSLHACFLLRPARTRSFSAAFSARTRVRVCPAPLPSDRLEAGPHAETAYKGRRYLFSPTAEPPLPHLQLRAATSPLRRRRRSLPPPPSLASRFARSSARWGTRQPCPRSTSRLPLAGRPRRSRRSPPRSAPRPSPQELARRPSSRARRFPLFLLGEPTFQTVP, encoded by the exons ATGCCGCTGCATT TTTCAGTCAAGTTCAGTCAGGTTTCAGAGTTGCTGTCTGCTGGGCGTTGTTCCTGCTTTGCTGTTTTCAGTTCTGAATCAGGAGCAAGCTGCGGGCGcagtttcctttttgttttggaCTGTCGTTTCCTTTCCTTTCTGGCCCAGTTTTTCCCTTGTATTTGCTGCGCTGGCCCAAAAACTCCTCCTCCAGCTCAGCTCCTATCCGCAGCACTCCGGCCTGCTCcgcttctctttttttttcggCCTGACAGTCCAGCTCCGGAATCAGCTCTGATTCCTTCTTATTCTTCCGCGCGGCCCAGCTCCAGCTCTTTTCACTGCGCCAGCAACCGGCCCAAGCTTCGCTCGGCCCAGCTAGTGGCCAACGGCCCAGCTGCCCTCCCGCACCGCGGTTCCCTTCTCTGGCCGCTGGGGCCCGCCATTATCTTCTCCAGCTTGCACGCCTGTTTCCTCCTCCGCCCAGCTCGCACGCGTTCCTTCAGCGCTGCTTTCTCCGCTCGGACTCGAGTGCGAGTTTGTCCCGCGCCCCTGCCCAGCGACCGACTCGAAGCGGGCCCGCACGCCGAGACCGCGTATAAAGGCCGCCGCTATTTGTTTTCCCCAACCGCAGAACCTCCGCTTCCGCATCTACAGCTCCGCGCCGCCACAAGCcctttgcgccgccgccgtcgatctctgcctccgccgccttccCTCGCCTCAAGATTCGCCCGGAGCTCAGCGAGGTGGGGAACCCGACAGCCCTGTCCCCGTTCAACTTCGCGCTTGCCTCTGGCCGGACGACCTCGCCGGAgccgccgttcgccgccgcgctccgcacCACGTCCTTCGCCGCAAGAACTCGCCCGTCGACCCTCTAGTCGAGCTCGCCGCTTCCCCCTCTTTCTCCTGGGCGAGCCCACGTTCCAAACTGTGCCCTGA